One window of SAR324 cluster bacterium genomic DNA carries:
- the hflX gene encoding GTPase HflX, protein MQEIEQDFATGNALLLSLHLPTQTHEDVTISLDELESLARTMGFNVKGRVTQSRSHIDSATYFGKGKLEEIKLLIEQEALELIIVNAQLSPNQNRNLEKYFKCSVIDRTFIILTIFEKHAQTREAKLQIGLAHAEYLLPRLVGMWQHLDRERGGINASRGTGETQIEKDRQMLRQRIARLREELKHVEEERKTQKKRRASNCLNVSLVGYTNAGKSTIMNGLTDSHLLVEDKLFATLESTTRVLEDKSRPQILLSDTVGFIRNLPHELVASFRSTLEMVNDADLLLNVVDASGEYEDHIQTTLSVLAEIDCKSVPILTVFNKTDLISPLEQAMLQKKYPEAILVSAEHQQLDELRQKILKFFEKRMETISVCLDYQDTGNLKEIYEWSRVDKIDYKDDAIYLTLTGLPANLNRLRHHLDAHIKGT, encoded by the coding sequence TTGCAGGAAATTGAACAGGACTTCGCCACAGGGAACGCATTGTTGCTTTCCCTGCATCTGCCAACACAAACCCATGAAGACGTAACCATCTCTCTCGATGAACTGGAATCGCTGGCCCGAACGATGGGGTTCAACGTGAAGGGTCGAGTCACCCAATCACGGAGCCATATTGATTCAGCGACATATTTCGGTAAGGGCAAACTGGAAGAAATCAAGCTCTTGATTGAACAGGAAGCACTGGAACTGATCATTGTGAATGCCCAACTTTCGCCCAATCAGAATCGAAATCTGGAAAAATATTTCAAATGTTCCGTGATTGACAGAACATTCATCATTCTGACAATTTTTGAAAAACACGCTCAAACCCGTGAAGCCAAACTTCAGATTGGATTGGCGCACGCTGAATATCTGTTGCCCCGGTTGGTTGGCATGTGGCAGCATCTTGATCGTGAACGTGGCGGGATCAATGCCTCACGCGGGACGGGTGAAACACAAATTGAAAAAGACAGGCAGATGCTTCGACAGCGTATCGCCAGGTTGCGTGAAGAATTGAAACATGTGGAAGAAGAACGCAAAACACAGAAAAAACGGCGTGCCTCCAATTGCCTCAATGTGAGTCTGGTGGGCTATACGAATGCTGGTAAATCCACCATCATGAATGGTTTGACCGATTCTCATCTGCTTGTTGAAGATAAACTGTTCGCGACTTTGGAATCCACCACCCGTGTGCTGGAAGACAAGTCCCGTCCCCAGATTCTGTTGTCTGATACCGTGGGTTTCATTCGGAACCTGCCCCATGAACTGGTCGCGTCCTTCCGCTCAACCCTCGAAATGGTCAATGATGCAGATCTGCTGTTGAATGTGGTGGATGCCAGCGGTGAATATGAAGATCACATTCAGACTACCTTGAGTGTGCTGGCAGAGATCGACTGTAAATCTGTGCCGATCCTGACGGTCTTCAACAAGACCGATTTGATTTCGCCCCTGGAACAGGCAATGCTGCAAAAAAAATATCCGGAGGCCATTCTTGTTTCCGCCGAACATCAGCAACTGGATGAATTACGGCAAAAAATTCTCAAATTTTTTGAAAAACGAATGGAAACGATTTCGGTGTGTCTGGATTATCAGGATACCGGCAATCTGAAAGAAATTTATGAATGGAGCCGGGTGGATAAAATTGACTACAAAGATGACGCGATTTATCTCACACTCACCGGGTTGCCCGCCAATCTCAACCGTTTGCGCCACCATCTGGACGCCCATATCAAAGGAACCTGA
- the murA gene encoding UDP-N-acetylglucosamine 1-carboxyvinyltransferase, with the protein MEQFIVEGGIPLSGEITPAGNKNEALPVLAAALLTEEPVILRNIPLIADILDMLAMLEDIGVKVVKLDDHVYQLQAKDLTSDQPSSELASRIRGSFLLAGPMLNRYGSIHLPAPGGDKIGIRPVSTHLQALKHLGASIVLEQGTYHMETTGLRGAEVYLDEASVMATENVIMAAVMAWGGTTIYNAACEPHVQGLCHMLIAMGARITGIGSNMLTIDGVAHLHGCDYTLQPDHIEVGSFIGLAAVTRSELLIKQAGSRHLRIIRMMFERLGVTTEVQGNDLLVPKQQEMRVQTIPSQGVPKIDDAPWPGFPADLTSIMTVVATQCTGTVLIFEKMFESRLFWVDKLIAMGAHIILCDPHRAVISGPCQLTGIPVSSPDIRAGMSLLIAALGAQGVSVIQNIHQIDRGYENIDIRLKSLGARIQRK; encoded by the coding sequence GTGGAACAATTTATTGTGGAAGGAGGTATTCCTCTTTCCGGAGAAATCACCCCGGCAGGCAACAAAAATGAAGCGCTTCCGGTACTTGCCGCTGCTTTGCTCACCGAAGAACCTGTCATTTTGAGGAACATTCCTCTAATCGCCGATATTCTGGACATGCTGGCGATGCTTGAGGATATCGGCGTGAAGGTCGTCAAACTGGATGATCATGTTTATCAACTCCAGGCCAAAGACCTCACTTCCGATCAGCCTTCTTCAGAGCTGGCGTCACGGATTCGAGGTTCATTCCTGCTGGCGGGACCCATGCTCAACCGCTATGGGTCGATCCACCTGCCGGCTCCGGGTGGCGATAAAATTGGCATACGTCCTGTAAGCACTCACCTCCAGGCGTTGAAACATCTGGGCGCGTCCATTGTGCTGGAACAAGGGACATATCACATGGAAACAACAGGACTCCGGGGAGCTGAGGTTTATCTGGATGAAGCCAGTGTGATGGCTACCGAAAATGTGATCATGGCGGCAGTGATGGCCTGGGGCGGCACCACCATTTACAATGCCGCATGTGAACCGCATGTCCAGGGATTGTGCCATATGCTGATTGCGATGGGAGCCCGTATCACAGGTATTGGAAGCAACATGCTCACCATTGACGGAGTGGCTCATCTGCATGGTTGTGATTACACCCTGCAACCGGATCATATTGAAGTGGGATCTTTCATCGGTTTGGCCGCGGTGACACGCAGTGAACTGCTGATCAAGCAGGCGGGCAGTCGTCATTTGCGCATTATCAGAATGATGTTTGAACGGCTTGGTGTGACAACAGAAGTACAGGGCAATGATTTGCTTGTGCCCAAACAGCAGGAAATGAGAGTGCAAACCATTCCTTCTCAGGGTGTTCCCAAAATTGATGACGCTCCATGGCCGGGCTTTCCTGCGGATCTCACCAGCATCATGACCGTTGTGGCAACGCAATGCACCGGAACGGTGCTGATTTTTGAAAAAATGTTTGAAAGCCGGCTTTTCTGGGTGGATAAACTCATTGCCATGGGAGCGCATATCATCTTGTGTGATCCTCATCGGGCTGTCATTTCAGGACCGTGCCAACTGACCGGGATTCCCGTGTCTTCACCGGATATCCGGGCCGGTATGTCTCTGCTGATCGCCGCGCTTGGCGCGCAAGGCGTCAGCGTCATTCAGAATATTCACCAGATAGATCGTGGGTATGAAAACATTGACATTCGCCTCAAGTCTCTGGGCGCAAGAATTCAAAGGAAATAA
- a CDS encoding DUF86 domain-containing protein → MDEMILLVKMESLNHCLDRIQSKMPISQATLQSDWDLQDIVTLNLQRAIQICVDIASHINAELSLPAPMNMSESFMHLEQAKVISPYIVERMKKSVGFRNILVHAYESVDWNIVHAILTQHLQDFKRYAKEVLDWYEYQRETTELKG, encoded by the coding sequence ATGGATGAAATGATTCTACTGGTAAAAATGGAATCCTTGAACCATTGTCTGGATCGGATCCAAAGCAAAATGCCAATCAGTCAGGCAACACTTCAGTCTGATTGGGATTTGCAAGACATCGTGACGTTGAATCTTCAGCGAGCGATTCAAATTTGTGTAGATATAGCTTCTCACATTAACGCTGAACTATCTTTACCGGCGCCCATGAACATGTCAGAAAGTTTTATGCATTTGGAGCAGGCAAAGGTGATCAGTCCTTACATCGTGGAGCGTATGAAAAAAAGTGTAGGGTTTCGCAACATTCTCGTCCATGCTTATGAATCAGTAGACTGGAATATTGTTCATGCCATTCTGACGCAACATCTTCAGGACTTTAAACGCTATGCGAAAGAAGTGTTGGACTGGTATGAATATCAAAGGGAAACAACGGAACTTAAGGGATAA
- a CDS encoding RDD family protein: MHVVSCPHCFQTTKVSRKSNPYCPVCHMPLKTVSVNPQGSDVNAPVMARILARLLDYTIIAICGWGVNFFTHGLFFKSLHLTSGTPMTAAMRYAMLLELTLSLGYFIIFHTIHGKTPGKAVMGIFLRQYTEKPVRIIHQVLREIAVWLMLMTGGWMFLSILFSSRRRGLHDWLSGTRVCLIDSDSY, translated from the coding sequence ATGCACGTTGTTTCATGTCCGCACTGCTTTCAAACCACCAAAGTTTCCCGGAAATCCAATCCCTATTGTCCGGTTTGCCACATGCCTCTGAAAACAGTGTCCGTCAACCCGCAGGGTTCTGATGTGAATGCGCCTGTGATGGCCAGAATCCTGGCACGTCTGCTGGATTATACGATTATCGCGATTTGCGGATGGGGGGTCAATTTTTTCACGCATGGTCTCTTTTTCAAGAGTCTGCATTTGACGAGTGGCACCCCGATGACGGCGGCCATGCGCTATGCCATGCTACTGGAACTCACATTGTCCCTGGGATATTTCATCATTTTCCACACAATCCATGGCAAAACACCGGGCAAGGCTGTCATGGGGATCTTCCTGCGGCAATATACTGAAAAACCTGTCCGGATCATTCATCAGGTTTTGAGAGAAATCGCTGTCTGGCTGATGCTGATGACCGGTGGATGGATGTTTCTGTCAATTCTGTTTTCATCACGTCGCCGTGGATTGCATGACTGGCTCAGTGGAACCAGAGTGTGTCTGATTGATTCCGATTCTTATTGA
- a CDS encoding thioredoxin domain-containing protein: MTSYSNRLIHEKSPYLLQHSHNPVDWFPWGPDAFDKARLEQKPLLISIGYATCHWCHVMERESFENPQVAQFMNAHFVAIKVDREERPDVDKIYMDALHAFQQQGGWPLNMFATSEGIPFTGGTYFPPKDSYGRKSFLSVLEYIHQIWSNDRDQIYQSAQSITAFLQQNAQLKSTPLQDAEEIPEKTFKTFVQAFDREDGGFQFQANNKFPPSMGLMTLLRYHHRTHHPGALEMVETTLHKMLAGGIYDQLGGGLSRYSTDYQWMVPHFEKMLYDNALFVWSLLETWQVTRHDSYRERAEDVLTYIERDLRSPDGAFYSAEDADSEGVEGKFYVWSQQEFRNLLGPELSPQAEAWWGISSHGNFEHQLNIPHRPVAEEAMLQKFSISRDTLRENMRKARAVLLESRSRRPRPLLDDKILVSWNGLMISAFARASRIFENENYAQIARQAAEFIFSNMFDTEGRLLRRHREGEGRFHAYLCDHTHLAMACLDLYETTYESQWVFRAKALMDQVNTLFRNEEGPYYDTGHDAETVICRSMEGYDGVEPSGNSMAALVFLKLHYLGFEGTYREDSLRILEGFQQHLHQGGASFAAMQWALDWHLFPPTQVVILGNRHDPEIQAMLSHIRQGFYPAIIPAYLDPTFAPDLKLVLPVFEERVTETQQSSAWLCRDQMCGLPIHLAEELKIQLET; the protein is encoded by the coding sequence ATGACTTCTTATTCCAATCGTCTCATTCATGAGAAAAGTCCGTATTTGCTTCAGCATTCCCATAATCCTGTCGATTGGTTCCCGTGGGGACCGGATGCTTTCGACAAAGCTCGTCTTGAACAAAAACCGCTATTGATCAGTATTGGGTATGCCACTTGCCATTGGTGCCATGTGATGGAACGCGAATCGTTTGAAAATCCGCAGGTTGCTCAATTTATGAATGCTCACTTTGTCGCGATCAAGGTGGATCGGGAAGAGCGTCCGGATGTTGACAAAATCTATATGGACGCGCTCCATGCCTTTCAGCAACAGGGAGGATGGCCGCTGAATATGTTTGCCACCTCTGAGGGAATACCCTTCACCGGGGGAACATATTTTCCACCAAAGGATTCGTATGGTCGAAAAAGTTTTCTGTCTGTTCTGGAATATATCCATCAGATCTGGAGCAACGACAGGGATCAGATCTATCAGTCGGCTCAGTCCATCACCGCATTTTTACAGCAGAACGCTCAACTGAAAAGTACGCCGTTGCAGGACGCTGAAGAAATTCCGGAAAAAACATTCAAAACTTTTGTGCAGGCTTTTGACCGTGAAGACGGCGGATTTCAATTTCAGGCCAATAACAAATTTCCCCCGAGCATGGGACTCATGACGCTACTGCGCTATCATCATCGGACCCATCATCCTGGCGCTCTGGAAATGGTTGAAACAACTCTCCATAAAATGCTGGCCGGAGGTATTTATGATCAGCTTGGCGGAGGATTGAGTCGTTACAGCACCGATTATCAGTGGATGGTTCCTCATTTTGAGAAAATGCTGTATGACAACGCCCTGTTTGTCTGGAGTCTGCTCGAAACCTGGCAGGTCACCCGCCATGACAGTTACCGTGAAAGGGCCGAAGATGTGCTGACCTACATTGAGCGTGACCTGCGTTCACCAGACGGTGCGTTTTATTCCGCGGAAGACGCGGACAGTGAAGGTGTGGAAGGAAAGTTTTATGTCTGGTCCCAACAGGAATTTCGCAATCTTCTTGGACCGGAACTGTCACCGCAGGCCGAAGCGTGGTGGGGTATTAGCTCACATGGAAATTTTGAACATCAGTTGAATATTCCGCACCGTCCGGTTGCTGAAGAAGCAATGCTTCAAAAATTCAGTATTTCGAGGGATACGTTGCGTGAAAACATGCGCAAAGCTCGTGCTGTTCTGCTGGAATCCCGGTCCAGGCGTCCACGTCCTTTGCTGGATGACAAGATTCTGGTTTCCTGGAACGGATTGATGATTTCAGCGTTTGCCCGGGCCTCACGGATTTTTGAAAACGAAAATTATGCCCAAATTGCCCGACAAGCCGCGGAGTTCATATTTTCCAATATGTTTGACACGGAGGGGCGTCTTTTGCGTCGCCATCGGGAGGGTGAAGGCCGGTTTCACGCCTATCTTTGCGATCACACCCATCTGGCCATGGCCTGTCTGGATCTGTATGAAACCACCTATGAGTCGCAGTGGGTGTTTCGGGCAAAAGCATTGATGGATCAGGTCAACACGTTGTTTCGCAATGAAGAGGGTCCTTATTACGACACCGGGCATGACGCGGAAACCGTGATATGCCGGAGCATGGAAGGTTATGACGGGGTGGAGCCTTCGGGCAACAGCATGGCCGCGCTGGTATTTCTCAAACTGCATTATCTGGGGTTTGAAGGGACGTACCGTGAGGATTCCCTGCGTATTCTGGAAGGTTTTCAACAGCATCTTCATCAGGGCGGTGCCAGTTTTGCCGCCATGCAGTGGGCACTGGACTGGCATTTGTTTCCGCCAACTCAGGTGGTTATTCTGGGGAACCGTCATGATCCGGAAATTCAGGCCATGCTGTCCCATATCCGGCAGGGGTTTTATCCGGCGATCATTCCCGCGTATCTTGATCCCACGTTTGCTCCGGACCTCAAATTGGTGTTGCCGGTTTTTGAGGAACGGGTGACTGAAACACAACAGAGCAGTGCCTGGTTGTGCCGGGATCAGATGTGCGGCCTGCCCATTCATTTGGCTGAAGAATTGAAAATCCAATTGGAAACTTGA
- a CDS encoding type III pantothenate kinase, whose amino-acid sequence MLLAFDIGNTKVSTAVFQDSSIIHRGKFPSRRSGTAIDYQQQIAEFLLSSKISLSTIEDVIFSSVVPELSVAFHKMAQNLIGKKAIQVSPDLNLGIRLDVDFPEKVGQDRIATAVAAYEMFHECVIVLDMGTATTIDLVSQDGIFQGGIICPGMGILSNVLTKNTSQLFQVPLEPPVHVIGKNTEDCLKSGIFFGYIGMIRSLIQQIITTLDESPVLVATGGIAAILKTHIPEIPHWIDDLLLTGLLNIYQKNRN is encoded by the coding sequence ATGCTACTCGCTTTTGATATTGGCAACACCAAAGTTTCCACGGCTGTTTTTCAGGACAGTTCCATTATCCACAGGGGAAAATTTCCATCCAGACGATCTGGCACTGCCATAGATTACCAGCAACAGATTGCGGAATTTCTGTTAAGCTCAAAAATTTCATTATCAACGATTGAGGATGTGATTTTTTCAAGCGTCGTCCCTGAATTATCGGTGGCTTTTCATAAAATGGCCCAAAACTTGATAGGAAAAAAGGCAATTCAGGTGTCTCCTGACTTGAATCTCGGGATACGTCTGGATGTGGATTTTCCGGAAAAAGTGGGGCAAGACCGGATCGCAACTGCGGTCGCGGCGTATGAAATGTTTCATGAATGTGTGATTGTGCTGGATATGGGGACAGCCACCACCATTGATCTTGTTTCACAGGATGGCATTTTCCAGGGAGGGATCATATGCCCAGGGATGGGCATACTTTCTAATGTGCTCACAAAAAATACCTCCCAACTGTTTCAGGTACCGCTGGAGCCTCCAGTCCATGTGATTGGAAAAAACACGGAGGATTGCCTGAAATCCGGAATTTTTTTTGGATATATCGGAATGATTCGTTCGCTGATTCAGCAAATTATAACCACGCTGGATGAATCACCTGTACTGGTTGCCACCGGTGGAATCGCGGCAATTTTGAAAACACATATTCCTGAAATTCCTCACTGGATTGACGATTTGTTATTGACAGGATTGTTGAACATCTATCAAAAAAACCGGAATTGA
- a CDS encoding nucleotidyltransferase domain-containing protein has translation MISTASLFHKIEAILDRHPEILVATVFGSAIKNRMTPESDIDIAIAAEHALTFEQKQEIYLDFATSLPCEVDLIDLHQVDGPLLQQALCGNMIKKISSPLLASLFRKMWYNQADMMPYTRMILKKHAERLAYG, from the coding sequence ATGATTTCTACCGCTTCTCTTTTCCATAAGATTGAAGCAATTCTTGACAGACACCCTGAAATTCTGGTTGCGACAGTGTTTGGGTCAGCGATAAAAAACCGGATGACTCCAGAAAGTGATATTGATATTGCTATAGCCGCTGAACATGCTCTCACCTTTGAACAAAAACAGGAGATATACCTTGATTTTGCGACCAGTCTGCCTTGTGAAGTGGACCTGATTGATTTGCATCAGGTTGATGGCCCGCTTCTGCAACAAGCCTTGTGTGGCAACATGATTAAAAAAATCTCATCGCCGCTATTGGCCTCGCTTTTCAGAAAAATGTGGTACAACCAGGCGGACATGATGCCTTACACGAGAATGATTCTAAAAAAACATGCGGAAAGATTGGCTTATGGATGA
- a CDS encoding carbon-nitrogen hydrolase family protein: MTHRIGLVQMNSVEDFDTNLAFARKMIQQASEEKLSLVAFPEMFLYVGENQEEKNRIAQCLETFTLPLFQEEASRHHISILMGSVNEPSPDDATARSYNSSFLIDATGNVKAVYRKIHLCDIDSPNLKNIESRNIKPGCQAVVVPHEIGNIGLAICYDLRFPGLFQHLRLQGADIIFLPSAFFLQTGKDHWFPLLRARAIENQVYIAAPAQWGHHYGNRVSYGNTVLIDPWGTVLACAPEYPCLIDGAIDLEYLRRIRQNMPVLEHLRYECYGMSGNSHPAPSSS; encoded by the coding sequence ATGACTCATCGTATTGGACTCGTGCAGATGAATTCTGTCGAGGATTTTGACACAAATCTGGCCTTTGCCCGGAAAATGATCCAGCAGGCCAGCGAAGAAAAACTATCACTGGTGGCGTTTCCCGAAATGTTTTTGTATGTCGGAGAAAATCAGGAAGAAAAAAACCGGATCGCGCAATGTCTTGAAACATTCACTCTGCCCCTGTTTCAGGAAGAAGCCTCCAGGCATCACATTTCTATTTTAATGGGCAGTGTCAATGAACCTTCACCGGATGATGCAACAGCAAGATCCTATAATTCCTCATTTCTGATTGACGCCACCGGGAATGTGAAGGCGGTTTACCGGAAAATACACTTGTGTGATATTGATTCACCCAATTTGAAAAATATTGAATCCAGAAACATCAAACCTGGTTGTCAGGCGGTTGTGGTTCCCCATGAGATTGGCAACATTGGTCTGGCGATCTGCTATGATCTGCGTTTTCCAGGCTTGTTTCAGCATCTGAGGCTTCAAGGCGCTGATATTATTTTTCTGCCCTCAGCGTTTTTTCTGCAAACCGGCAAAGACCACTGGTTTCCTTTGCTGCGTGCCCGCGCCATTGAAAATCAGGTCTATATCGCGGCTCCGGCGCAATGGGGCCATCACTACGGAAACAGGGTTTCTTACGGCAATACCGTTTTGATTGATCCGTGGGGAACTGTGCTGGCGTGTGCTCCTGAATATCCCTGTCTGATTGATGGGGCCATTGATCTGGAATATCTCCGGAGGATCCGACAAAATATGCCGGTGCTTGAGCACCTGCGCTATGAATGTTACGGGATGTCTGGAAATTCACATCCCGCCCCTTCATCCTCCTGA
- a CDS encoding biotin--[acetyl-CoA-carboxylase] ligase, translating to MPYHIGQQIIRLDEIDSTNTYLLNHPEHLSHPGLVVITARQTAGKGRLGRRFVSLADKNLTFSIAIHPSVSMESIGIYSLLAGIGVARALEPLLEKTPRLKWPNDILIGTRKICGILLESTSLKNQIVLVMGIGVNCLGQPEDYPEDLQSIVTTMAQESTRKIEMESVFQQILTHLNAVLDQFDQQGSSFLLEEWLVRASALNQPARYQTQNGWSEGVIEQLSPEGYLLIRTPEGTLIPHISGDVQYIG from the coding sequence ATGCCTTATCATATTGGTCAACAGATCATCCGGTTGGATGAAATAGATTCTACCAACACCTACCTGCTCAATCATCCGGAGCATTTGAGCCATCCGGGTCTTGTGGTGATCACAGCTCGACAAACCGCAGGCAAGGGGCGACTCGGGCGGCGATTTGTTTCTTTGGCTGACAAAAATCTGACATTTTCCATTGCCATTCATCCTTCGGTGAGTATGGAATCGATTGGAATTTATTCTCTGCTGGCAGGAATTGGTGTGGCCCGGGCGCTGGAACCTTTGCTGGAAAAAACCCCCAGATTGAAATGGCCGAATGACATTCTCATTGGCACCAGAAAAATATGCGGGATTCTGCTGGAATCGACCTCATTGAAAAATCAGATTGTCCTGGTCATGGGAATTGGTGTGAATTGTCTGGGACAACCGGAGGATTATCCGGAAGATCTGCAATCCATTGTCACCACCATGGCTCAGGAATCCACCCGGAAAATTGAGATGGAATCCGTTTTTCAGCAGATCCTGACGCATCTGAATGCTGTTCTTGATCAGTTTGATCAACAGGGATCTTCATTTTTACTGGAAGAATGGCTAGTCCGGGCCAGCGCGTTGAACCAACCGGCACGTTATCAGACCCAGAACGGCTGGAGTGAGGGTGTGATTGAGCAATTGTCTCCGGAAGGCTATTTGCTGATCCGCACACCTGAAGGAACGCTCATTCCGCATATTTCCGGCGATGTTCAATATATCGGATGA